The following are encoded together in the Cicer arietinum cultivar CDC Frontier isolate Library 1 chromosome 2, Cicar.CDCFrontier_v2.0, whole genome shotgun sequence genome:
- the LOC101505277 gene encoding AAA-ATPase ASD, mitochondrial-like, whose amino-acid sequence MKNIELPQLSQNIIARKKKLWSILASLMFLYGIYEKFVPYHFHKLVRKYIQKFIGFMSPYMHITFPEFISGQCLKRSDAYSCIQTYLSANSLKNAKRLKAEVVANSQTPLVLTMEDAEEIEDKFQGVKVWWFSHNTPNDSDDKIYLTLTFHKNYRELITTSYIKHVLEEGKALKLKNRKLKLYTNNPSNDWWKPRSSKWSQTTFEHPATFETLAMDQEKKEEIIDDLIKFKSGKDYYAKVGKAWKRGYLLYGPPGTGKSTMISAIANFMNYDVYDLELTTIKDNNELKRLLIATSSQSIIVIEDIDCSIDLTGQRTKDEKEDKDGNGKESNVTLSGLLNFIDGIWSACGSERIIIFTTNFVDKLDPALIRRGRMDKHIEMSYCSYQAFKVLAKNYWDNDSDHVLFPIIQKLLGEVNMTPSDVAESLMPKSNTEDFEACLKNLIQSLESVKKKEEEEAKKKEVQLKAVKANENLQKK is encoded by the exons ATGAAGAATATAGAGTTACCACAACTAAGCCAAAACATAATTGCCCGAAAGAAAAAACTTTGGTCAATTCTGGCTAGCTTAATGTTTCTGTATGGCATATATGAGAAATTCGTCCCATATCACTTTCATAAACTTGTTAGAAAATACATTCAAAAATTCATAGGCTTTATGTCCCCTTACATGCATATAACCTTCCCTGAGTTTATATCAGGACAGTGCCTCAAACGCAGCGACGCTTACTCATGCATCCAAACATATCTCAGTGCAAATTCATTGAAAAATGCCAAAAGACTTAAAGCTGAAGTTGTTGCAAATAGCCAAACTCCACTTGTCCTTACAATGGAGGACGCTGAAGAGATTGAAGATAAATTCCAAGGGGTAAAAGTTTGGTGGTTTTCTCATAACACCCCTAATGATTCagatgataaaatatatttaacactaACTTTCCATAAAAATTACCGTGAACTCATCACTACCTCTTACATCAAACATGTGTTGGAAGAAGGAAAAGCTCTTAAATTGAAGAACAGGAAGCTTAAGCTTTACACAAACAACCCTAGCAATGATTGGTGGAAACCAAGAAGCAGCAAGTGGAGCCAAACAACTTTTGAACACCCTGCAACATTTGAAACACTTGCTATGGATCAAGAGAAGAAAGAAGAGATTATAGATGATCTTATTAAGTTCAAATCAGGAAAAGATTACTATGCTAAAGTTGGAAAGGCTTGGAAACGTGGTTATCTACTTTACGGACCGCCAGGAACTGGAAAATCTACTATGATATCTGCTATTGCTAATTTTATGAACTATGATGTTTATGATCTTGAGCTAACAACTATCAAGGATAACAATGAGTTGAAAAGACTCTTGATTGCGACGTCGAGCCAATCCATTATTGTAATTGAGGACATTGATTGTTCTATTGATCTCACTGGCCAAAGGACAAAGGATGAGAAGGAAGACAAAGATGGTAATGGTAAAGAAAGTAATGTAACTCTTTCTGGTTTGTTGAATTTTATTGATGGAATTTGGTCTGCATGTGGAAGTGAGAGGATCATAATTTTCACAACAAATTTTGTGGACAAACTTGATCCTGCTCTTATTAGGAGGGGAAGGATGGATAAGCATATTGAAATGTCTTATTGTAGCTATCAAGCTTTCAAGGTTCTTGCAAAGAACTATTGGGATAATGATTCTGATCATGTTTTGTTTccaattattcaaaaattattgGGAGAG GTTAATATGACACCTTCTGATGTTGCTGAATCTCTGATGCCAAAGTCCAACACAGAAGATTTTGAGGCTTGCTTGAAGAATCTAATTCAATCTCTTGAGAGTGTAAAGAAAAAGGAAGAGGAGGAGGCAAAGAAAAAGGAAGTTCAGCTGAAGGCAGTGAAGGCTAATGAAAATCTGCAGAAGAAGTGA